One part of the Candidatus Margulisiibacteriota bacterium genome encodes these proteins:
- a CDS encoding glycoside hydrolase family 5 protein — MRLFRKYLKAFGGLSLVVILLLGCGKTEKNISGKDPPSRSDAKYLLVDGNKIKYGNNTQGFQEVILRGVNVGDPYHLGSSGGFTTPNYTEIRNALKANAVRIAVHSRFWTENKTSVLNCLKGNVQKALAAGLFVIIDYHTIAHPVDGSVNSYDGLYSADFDKARDFWTTIASQPEFSDGRILFELWNEPFSDNYNPNAYTSNWGILKAKWQILIDIIRAPENNKRNIIIASGQHWTFDLRGIKGDPLPDSNIAYAWHTYTGLHAASTWAAALDELQNTKPVLVTEWGFEAENSRAGSPDTDWTKLRGEFLQGKNLHSFAWAFCGWYTPNMLSDDHYYSSVVSFTESLLNSFGREVVDYLKYHYERGEQIFP, encoded by the coding sequence ATGCGTCTATTTAGAAAATATTTAAAAGCATTCGGCGGGCTCTCACTGGTCGTCATATTGCTGCTCGGCTGTGGTAAAACAGAAAAAAATATTTCTGGCAAAGATCCGCCGTCCAGATCTGACGCCAAATATCTGCTGGTCGACGGCAACAAAATAAAATACGGCAATAACACGCAGGGTTTCCAGGAAGTCATCCTGCGCGGCGTGAATGTGGGAGACCCATATCATCTGGGCAGCAGCGGCGGATTTACCACGCCAAATTATACTGAAATCAGGAACGCGCTGAAAGCAAACGCTGTGCGTATCGCTGTGCATTCCAGATTTTGGACAGAAAATAAAACCAGCGTGTTAAATTGCCTGAAAGGAAATGTTCAAAAAGCACTCGCGGCGGGATTATTTGTTATTATTGATTATCACACAATCGCTCACCCTGTGGATGGTTCGGTTAATTCGTATGATGGACTGTACAGCGCGGATTTTGATAAAGCGCGGGATTTTTGGACTACCATAGCCAGCCAGCCGGAATTTTCAGACGGCCGAATTTTATTTGAATTGTGGAATGAGCCATTTTCGGATAATTATAATCCGAATGCCTACACCTCAAATTGGGGCATATTAAAAGCAAAATGGCAAATACTTATAGACATCATCAGGGCTCCTGAAAATAATAAAAGAAATATAATCATTGCGTCCGGCCAGCACTGGACATTTGATCTAAGAGGCATAAAGGGTGATCCGCTGCCGGACAGCAATATAGCATATGCCTGGCATACATACACAGGATTGCACGCTGCGTCAACTTGGGCAGCGGCGCTTGATGAATTACAAAATACAAAACCAGTGCTGGTAACAGAGTGGGGCTTTGAAGCAGAAAACTCCCGCGCCGGTTCTCCAGATACGGATTGGACTAAACTGCGCGGGGAGTTTCTGCAGGGGAAAAATTTACATAGTTTTGCCTGGGCTTTTTGCGGCTGGTACACGCCGAACATGTTGAGCGACGATCATTACTACAGCAGCGTTGTATCATTCACCGAATCACTGCTTAATAGTTTTGGCCGGGAAGTCGTGGATTATTTAAAATATCATTACGAGCGCGGAGAGCAAATATTTCCGTAA